The Planctomycetota bacterium genome includes the window CGCACCATGCCGATCGAAGAAGCCCGGCAGAAGGGCGCGATGGCCCTTTTCGGGGAGAAGTACGGCGACGAGGTCCGCGTCGTGTCGGTGGGCGACTTTTCGATGGAACTTTGCGGCGGGACGCACCTGGAGACGGCCGGCGAGATCGGCCTCTTTAAGATCACCGCCGAGGAGTCGGTGGCGGCAGGGGTTCGGCGAATAACGGCCCTGACAGGCACGGCCGCGCTCGAGTTTCTCCACACCGAGGAGGACCGGCTGGCGGAGGTCTGCCGGGCCCTCAAGGCGACGCCGGAGACGATTGTCGCACGGATCGAGAACCTCCAGAAGCAAATCCGCGACCTGAGAGGGGACCTGGCGAAGGCCCGGAGCCTGTCGCAGCGGGGCGGGCTGGACGAGTTGCTCGCCAAGGTCCAGCCGGTCGAGGGCGTGCCGGTCCTGGCGGCCCAGGTCGAGGGGGCGGACGCGAACGCCCTGCGCGAGGCGTGCGACGCCATCCGCCAGAAGCAGGGCTCGATTCTCGTGGTCCTCGGAAGTTGCGAGGGCGGCAAGGTGAACCTCGTGGCCGCGGCCACGAAGGACTTGGTCGCCAAGGGTCTGCACGCGGGGAACCTGGTGCGCGAGGTGGCCAAGGCGGTGGGCGGCGGGGGCGGGGGCCGGCCGGACCTGGGCCAGGCGGGCGGCAAGGAGCCGGACCGGCTCCCGGCGGCCCTGGCGGGCGTTCCGGACCTGGTTCGCAAGCAACTCGGCGGCTGAGGGGGGTGATCGGGCGGTTTGGGGTTGACCGGGAGGCCGGCGGTCTGTAGGATTCTCGGCCTTTGGTGCCGTCGGAGGGGCCGCGACAGGGTTTTTTGACCCGTAACCTGAGGAGAAACGCATGCCGGTTCCGAAAAGACGGACCTCGAAGGCGCGGAAGGGGAAACGCCGGTCGCACCATGCCCTGGTGCCGGTGCAGACGGTCGTATGTAAGCACTGTGGCCACGCGACGTTATCGCACACGGTGTGCGGGAACTGCGGGTGGTATCGCGACCGCCAGGTCGTCGAGATCGAAGAG containing:
- the rpmF gene encoding 50S ribosomal protein L32 encodes the protein MPVPKRRTSKARKGKRRSHHALVPVQTVVCKHCGHATLSHTVCGNCGWYRDRQVVEIEEEE